GTTTGCTTCTCGTGTACTGGTTCTCggggtctcttcctcttctctcttccttctggTTTTGATGGGTTTAGAAGGAAAAGTACTGAGTAATGAGACACATGTGAAAGCTGAGAAGGATCACTGGTTGTTCAAAGCCTCAGTTTCTACACACTTTTGGCCATGGGAGTGGTCCTTTCTCCATGGCTTCTAAGTAAAAGAGAGCTTCTTTAAGAACCCCTTTGAGCTTGAGAAACTGAAAACAAAGTGGGCAAAGAAATAGGCTCTGATATAATTAATACGTTTGTTTAGGATTAGTTCTTCAATTCCTTTCAGTCATGAAGAGACTTGGTAGCTCAGATTCATTGGGTGCTTTTATGTCCGTCTGCCCATCTTCAGGTAAACAAGTAGATCCAATATATAATAACGCCAAAGTGTTTTTAATGGGTTCTTTCTTTCTGGGTACAACATGAACAGCTTAGTTTGTGTTTGATTAATGTTTTTTGCTTCAGTGTAGTAACTTTATAGtttttttcttgtctttgaGCTTGTTTTAAAGCTTTTCACCTTGTGGTCCTTCATGGGTTTCAGCTTTTGTGCTTGGATCTGAGACCTTAGTCATTTCAATTGTTTGTCTTTAATTAACTTCGCTAATTATGTGTGTACTGCCAGAGGAGAAAGCTGGGAGCTCCCATGTTTACCGGAGAGGATTTCAGTCTATGTTGGAGGGCTTAGACGACGGAGATTGTATTGAAGAATCCGGTCAGATCTCCGAGAAGAAGAGGCGATTAAGCGTAGATCAAGTGAAAGCCTTGGAGAGGAATTTTGAGGTCGAGAACAAGCTCGAACCAGAGAGAAAAGTGAAGCTAGCCCAAGATCTAGGGTTGCAGCCTCGACAAGTGGCCGTGTGGTTTCAGAACCGTAGAGCTCGTTGGAAGACCAAACAATTGGAGAGGGATTACGGCGTTTTGAAAGCCAATTATGATTCTCTTAAGCTCAATTTCGAAGCCCTTCAACAAGACAAAGAAGCTCTACTTGCAGAGGTAATTATAATTGAACTCTACTTGCTTAAGCCTTTTCTTTGATGCGTTAGGCAATTTAATTTAACAGAGAATGTGGTGGGTTTTGCAGATTAGAGAGCTGAAAGCGAAGACCCAAGAAGACAACACAGAGAGCAATGTCTCAGCAGCTAAAGAAGAGATCCTGATCTCGGAATCTGTCGATAACAGAGTTGTTACCAAACAGAGTCAGATCTCCGTTGCTGCTGCTGGTCTTGGAGGAACTGAGACACCTGAACCAAACCAAGATTGTAACAACAATACTGCTTATGGATCTTCCGACAGCGATTCCAGTGCAATCTTAAACGAAGACAATAGCCCAAATGCGGCAATTTCTTCATCTGGGGTGTTTCAGCAACAGCAGTTATTGATGTCGTCTCCATCTCCGTCTTCGTTGAGATTCAACTGTTCTTCAACGTCTTCTCCGTCACCCACTTCGCTCAACTGCTTCCAGTTCTCGGATTCAAGAATTGTTTCAAAAAATGCACAGAAATCGTACCAACCTCAGTTTGTGAAGATGGAAGAACACAACTTCTTTAGTGCTGAGGAGCACTGCAATTTCTTCTCTGATGATCAACCTCCTACCCTTCATTGGTACTGCCTTGATCAGTGGTAACTAAGGTTCACCCAGATCAGGAAggaaccagaaaaaaaagaaaaaaaaaaagaaccatgaAGAATTGCAGTCTGGAAGAAGAGAATTCTGTGAGAATTTTGTAAAATGAAATTGTATCTAAGCTCAATGGAGACCATTTGTACAAAAGAAGTTGCAGCAGAAGAAAAGCTCTCGATCGATTAGGGAATGGAATAAGTCCATGAAGAATAAGACAAACTggatttaaaaaggaaaaagcaagAAAATGAAGACGACttgcagagaaagagaaagatagagattGAAAATTCACGTGGGTTCCAGAAGGGTTGAGGGGGTAGTGACGTACTGGATCGTGAATTAGTCTGCGTTTCTTCTGATTTCTTTACGCTTTTACTGTGCCGTACTAAATTGGCGGGAATCATTAGCTCGTTGTTAAACTCtcgtgtaaaaaaaaaaaaagttcataaTCTCGGGATTAAAAAGGGTAATCCATCCGTGTAGGGGTAATTAAATTATGATAAAACTATCAATGAATTAGTCTGCGTTTCTTCTGATTTCTTTACGCTTTTACTGTGCCGTACTAAATTGGCGGGAATCATTAGCTCGTTGTTAAACtcgtgtaaaaaaaaaaaaagttcataaTCTCGGGATTAAAAAGGGTAATCCATACGTGTAGGGGTAATTAAATTATGATAAAACTATCAATTTCTCGTTTTGTTCTCTTGTTTCAACTAATATCTCATATCGAATAATCGAATATTTCATTACTGAAATAATGGGAAAAAAGCGGTTACTGGATTAAAAAAATTACGATCGAATGTTCAATCTATCCcttctaccaaaacaaaaaaaaaaagtgtaggTTATCTATCCCGATATGTACATTATAATCTTATAGACATAGGAACAAGCGGCCAAATGCTCAAAGGCTGCAAGCCTTCTTATCGCCCCCGTATTGGGGGCGTCCAGTGCCCATCGTGCTGCTGGGCACCACCTATGTGTGCACGATGGGGCTtattgtgcacacatgggcgatGCTCAGCGGCACAATGGATACTGAACCGCCTCCattactgggggcgataatttttcGCAAGTGTTTAGCTTACTTTGTCAGAAATCAATAAGTCAAACTTTCTGTATAAACCCCCGTGATATTGACTAGTTAAGCTTTACTCCCCACCGTCGGATGTAACGGGAGATCTCACATTCCAAAGCAAATCCAATGGATTTCGCTGGAGGAATACGTTTCCTTAAGGTGCGCAAGTACACCACCATAGCCTATCCCTCTTTCTTGGATCGTATCTGCTGGTTTAAAATTGGTATTTCTTTTCCTTCGAGGCCAAATTGGTAAAATTAGTATGATTATTGTACTTTACAAAAAAGGTGAActattccaaaattacttaaaaaaaatgcaattacCATTTACAACATTCATATCCTCTCTTTGTTTACTTAAATTCATTTCTATAAAACTAATGGGACCCACAAGTGAATTTGTTCCtatccaaaatttaaacttcattttttgggcCATACGGGGGACCCATAGAGGGGCCAAGAAAAAACCCATCGCTAACAAAGGATGATCATTATCCTTTCCAGTTCCTCTCAATAGGGGCCGGAAATGATCATCTAACCCCCTGTTTGAACACATTGCCTGAGTAaggttaagttgtcatttccctctttctatgagaggaactggacaatTGTATCGGgcaggataaaaattcgttgAACAATCAACCTTCTTTTGCCTTCGCATTATGTGAAACCCACTGGTTTGTATTCCTAGTACGCCACAAGGCGATACACCAAACTTCAATTTTAGAGATTGTGTGCTTGGTATAATTTTCAagatcaggatcgtctctagggagcaAGGAACACCTAGGGCACTGCCAgttgttgggctgtgccgcacacatccctaggtatGCGCTGAGATGTGTGCGGCCCAACTCAActgctggatgccccctggtaGCACCCTGGGTGCACGCCTTCCTAGAGATGAGCTAAATTCTAATTTTCAGCCCATAAGCTTATTGCACAGTACCAAatcgatgtgggattaaaccccTATTCTTAATATTAGAGTGCAATCACTTACTAAATTCCCTAGCTTTAGGGGTTATGGCTCATAGTAATTAAGGGCTATGGAATGCACTCACTGTATCAATTCCCCCTTATTTTAGGCCATGGGTTCCTCCTACATGATCGATGCATGGACAACCCACTTTGATACCACGTCTACCTCAAAAGCTCGAATTTTAGGATGGAAAGACCCTAAGGGTCATAAGTTCAACAATTGCATATTACCCTACCCCACATTTTAGGCTAGACGGGCCTTTCCAAAGTCATAAGTTCAATATAGGATTAAACCACCATTTTTGGCCATG
The sequence above is a segment of the Telopea speciosissima isolate NSW1024214 ecotype Mountain lineage chromosome 7, Tspe_v1, whole genome shotgun sequence genome. Coding sequences within it:
- the LOC122669262 gene encoding homeobox-leucine zipper protein ATHB-6-like; translation: MKRLGSSDSLGAFMSVCPSSEEKAGSSHVYRRGFQSMLEGLDDGDCIEESGQISEKKRRLSVDQVKALERNFEVENKLEPERKVKLAQDLGLQPRQVAVWFQNRRARWKTKQLERDYGVLKANYDSLKLNFEALQQDKEALLAEIRELKAKTQEDNTESNVSAAKEEILISESVDNRVVTKQSQISVAAAGLGGTETPEPNQDCNNNTAYGSSDSDSSAILNEDNSPNAAISSSGVFQQQQLLMSSPSPSSLRFNCSSTSSPSPTSLNCFQFSDSRIVSKNAQKSYQPQFVKMEEHNFFSAEEHCNFFSDDQPPTLHWYCLDQW